From one Geoalkalibacter halelectricus genomic stretch:
- a CDS encoding Txe/YoeB family addiction module toxin, whose protein sequence is MSWRVVFTSQAKKDAKKLAASGLKPKAEKLLEILAQNPYQNPPTFEKLVGDLSGAYSRRINIQHRIVYQILEDIRTVKVLRMWTHYE, encoded by the coding sequence GTGAGCTGGCGGGTTGTCTTTACCAGCCAGGCTAAAAAGGACGCAAAAAAACTCGCGGCTTCCGGCCTGAAACCCAAGGCCGAAAAACTTCTGGAAATTCTCGCGCAAAACCCCTACCAAAATCCACCCACCTTTGAAAAACTCGTCGGCGATCTGTCTGGCGCCTACTCGCGTCGCATCAACATACAGCACCGCATCGTCTATCAGATTCTGGAAGATATAAGGACCGTCAAGGTGTTGCGAATGTGGACCCATTACGAATAA
- a CDS encoding S26 family signal peptidase, with translation MSAPGTAGFFRRLLRPLRHRSPRYLACALVLGLGVFLAAAQLPRHFALTLTDSVTPRLFFLDEAHKAGPGDYVLFRIAEERIRAAAVGGILEQVRNGGDVRVIKRIGCAQGQRLVVVEREYFCEGVWLGRAKEVSRKGEPLTAFVFNGAIPAGEVFVVGDHPDSFDSRYFGLVGRAAFLARARPVF, from the coding sequence ATGAGCGCGCCCGGCACGGCCGGTTTCTTCCGGCGGCTGCTCCGTCCCCTGCGGCACAGGTCGCCGCGCTATCTCGCCTGCGCCCTTGTCCTTGGGCTGGGGGTGTTTCTGGCGGCGGCGCAACTGCCGCGCCACTTCGCCCTGACACTCACCGACTCGGTGACGCCCCGGCTGTTTTTTCTCGATGAGGCGCACAAGGCAGGCCCGGGCGACTACGTGCTGTTCAGGATCGCGGAGGAGCGCATCCGCGCAGCGGCCGTCGGCGGCATCCTGGAGCAGGTGCGAAACGGCGGCGATGTCCGCGTGATCAAGCGCATCGGCTGCGCGCAGGGGCAGCGCCTCGTCGTGGTGGAGCGCGAGTATTTCTGCGAGGGCGTATGGCTGGGGCGCGCCAAGGAGGTTTCGCGCAAGGGCGAGCCCCTCACGGCTTTTGTGTTCAACGGCGCGATCCCGGCGGGCGAGGTCTTCGTGGTCGGCGATCATCCCGACAGCTTCGACTCGCGCTACTTCGGGCTGGTCGGGCGCGCGGCCTTTCTCGCCCGGGCGCGGCCGGTGTTCTAG
- a CDS encoding type II toxin-antitoxin system Phd/YefM family antitoxin, giving the protein MPTVTATEARKSLYRLLDEVSESHVPVQITGKRGNAVLVSEEDWRAIQETLYLQGVPGIRESIIEGMKVSVDECDEELDW; this is encoded by the coding sequence ATGCCCACAGTTACCGCAACCGAAGCTCGTAAATCGCTCTACCGACTCCTCGATGAGGTCTCCGAGTCCCATGTGCCGGTGCAGATCACCGGCAAACGAGGCAATGCCGTCCTGGTCTCCGAGGAGGATTGGAGAGCGATCCAGGAAACCCTCTATCTGCAAGGCGTCCCAGGCATTAGGGAGTCGATAATCGAGGGGATGAAAGTTTCGGTCGATGAATGCGACGAGGAACTCGACTGGTGA
- a CDS encoding conjugal transfer protein TraG N-terminal domain-containing protein: MAKTYQRLLVSLVVVALVPQTGLALEMDYYTFGGHEAVVSAFSKVALIFSDNGYKTLFYVVISLAIFLGAMTAFYRGLTGARFNPVAWVVPLVVGLMIYAGLVVPKGTLHIYDNVTNRYQPVSGIPDGLVMIAGLFSLFENGLVEIVSTAADPLSYQNQAGGLGLLGLFKATTFSITAEDSLMDTSFNRFIDDCVSFELVRPGSELTVDELRRTTTDLRASLSKAWHPSNFTVHYSRAVPRGQTLSCTEAWERLDLYLANMGNFEGNLHGLCAQIGFDYLDAVQYQRCKGAIEDTLSLLGVQMSSEDFIRQAYLAERLESQYRAGLAHNLANYHFIISATGTMKAANEWLPILRAVLTAIAVGLIPFLALFIPTPLFGKALAVMLGFFIWLSAWGVTDAIVHGFAMDFANSAFEKIRRFGPPGSMGMDALYFAPGETIKVLAMFGTLRMSGLMLATVMTGMLVRFGGHALASLSGNVTGQVQSAGVTAARQTEDPAGRAEAIQSNVKALPTQAWSNEHDFASRMAAERAFMDELTGGRLALGREAFAQGHAAKLAGMGATDAFLLTGDPRGSAALGASQMRAPRGVISTPANQRWIEYATPDGSQRTLKSGPQGLALSEGELTAVSGLPNEITYSTTMSAAYSTAIADMQSEVARHDQTTGNNLLRNETRSDGTSSIDAAVQKYGVSAGTAHELSEARVNAARTVLDNATSITDEKGNVVSKEAVGQVIATATAQTPFGSIAPIKVEAKGLASYAIKGVAKDGTTQTYTVNVGDQDSVERKIGESWRDTTSRLQSSDISANDQRALGNLLQVTGTRFSTELGSNAWQRQRTLEARQSEDTNVTLANRMGFDTAFLRWYGDKWHGLETNPVQRYANAFSQLNRLVNEGNREKVGLIIEDYAQDRSLVPRGEDARGSAPALSKPSPPPVDLERGKERYAQTRQELETERNNMEAPREAPQNVPERIAAGETSAGLKAPDPQLERYLDLMRDNVDKAGVEMGKFTDAPAGPLGQLVPEELGGFRPPNARDTKQGRIKENLDPLKDSGMSNMEALSRSGKAIWDEAGPGKAAERMEQARDRLLNPDDPVSPRRTFKLRKPKNRQ; this comes from the coding sequence ATGGCCAAGACCTATCAAAGACTGCTGGTTTCCCTCGTGGTGGTGGCGCTTGTGCCGCAAACGGGCCTTGCCCTGGAGATGGATTATTACACCTTCGGCGGCCATGAGGCGGTGGTCTCCGCCTTCTCCAAGGTGGCGCTGATCTTCAGCGACAACGGCTACAAGACGCTCTTTTACGTGGTCATCTCCCTGGCGATCTTTCTCGGGGCCATGACCGCCTTCTACCGAGGCCTTACCGGCGCGCGCTTCAACCCGGTGGCCTGGGTGGTGCCCCTGGTGGTGGGGTTGATGATCTACGCCGGGCTGGTGGTGCCCAAGGGCACCCTGCACATCTACGACAACGTGACCAACCGCTATCAGCCGGTCTCGGGCATCCCCGACGGGCTGGTGATGATCGCAGGGCTTTTTTCCCTGTTTGAAAACGGCCTGGTCGAGATCGTGAGCACCGCTGCCGATCCACTCAGCTACCAGAACCAGGCCGGGGGCCTGGGGCTTCTGGGACTGTTCAAGGCGACCACCTTCTCCATCACCGCCGAGGACAGCCTCATGGACACCTCCTTCAACCGCTTCATCGACGACTGCGTCTCCTTCGAGCTGGTGCGCCCGGGCAGCGAGCTGACGGTGGATGAGCTGCGCCGCACCACCACCGACCTGCGCGCCTCGCTCTCCAAGGCCTGGCACCCCTCCAACTTCACCGTGCACTACAGCAGGGCCGTGCCCCGGGGCCAGACCCTCAGCTGCACCGAGGCCTGGGAGCGGCTCGATCTCTATCTCGCCAACATGGGCAATTTCGAGGGCAACCTGCATGGGCTGTGCGCCCAGATCGGCTTCGACTACCTGGACGCGGTTCAGTATCAGCGCTGCAAAGGCGCCATCGAGGACACCCTCTCCCTGCTCGGCGTGCAGATGAGTTCGGAGGATTTCATCCGCCAGGCCTATCTCGCCGAGCGGCTCGAATCTCAGTACCGCGCGGGGCTGGCCCACAACCTCGCCAACTATCACTTCATCATCAGCGCCACCGGCACCATGAAGGCCGCCAACGAGTGGCTGCCCATCCTGCGCGCGGTGCTCACCGCCATCGCAGTGGGCCTCATCCCCTTTCTGGCGCTGTTCATCCCCACGCCGCTCTTCGGCAAGGCCCTGGCGGTGATGCTCGGGTTTTTCATCTGGTTGTCGGCCTGGGGTGTGACCGACGCCATCGTGCACGGCTTTGCCATGGATTTCGCCAACAGCGCCTTCGAAAAGATCCGCCGCTTCGGTCCTCCCGGCTCCATGGGCATGGACGCGCTCTATTTCGCGCCCGGCGAGACCATCAAGGTGCTGGCCATGTTCGGCACCCTGCGTATGTCGGGGCTGATGCTGGCCACGGTCATGACGGGCATGCTGGTGCGCTTCGGCGGCCACGCCCTGGCCAGCCTCTCCGGCAACGTCACCGGACAGGTCCAGTCCGCGGGCGTCACCGCCGCGCGCCAGACCGAAGACCCGGCGGGGCGCGCCGAGGCCATCCAGAGCAACGTCAAGGCGCTGCCCACCCAGGCGTGGAGCAACGAGCACGATTTTGCCTCGCGCATGGCGGCCGAACGAGCCTTCATGGACGAGTTGACGGGAGGCAGGCTCGCTCTCGGCCGGGAAGCCTTCGCGCAGGGCCATGCGGCGAAGCTTGCCGGAATGGGCGCGACCGATGCGTTTCTGCTCACCGGCGACCCGCGCGGTTCGGCGGCCCTGGGCGCCTCGCAGATGCGCGCGCCGCGTGGGGTGATCAGCACCCCCGCCAATCAGAGATGGATCGAGTACGCCACCCCCGACGGCAGCCAGAGAACCCTCAAAAGCGGCCCCCAGGGCCTGGCGCTCTCGGAAGGAGAGTTGACAGCGGTCAGCGGGCTTCCCAACGAAATCACCTACAGCACCACCATGAGCGCGGCCTACAGCACGGCCATCGCCGACATGCAGAGCGAAGTGGCCCGCCACGACCAGACCACGGGCAACAACCTGCTGAGAAACGAAACCCGCAGCGACGGCACCAGTTCCATCGACGCGGCGGTGCAGAAATACGGGGTCTCGGCGGGCACGGCCCATGAACTGAGCGAAGCGCGGGTGAATGCGGCCAGGACGGTGCTCGACAATGCGACTTCGATCACGGATGAGAAGGGGAATGTGGTGAGTAAGGAAGCTGTTGGACAAGTGATTGCGACAGCAACAGCACAGACCCCCTTTGGCTCAATTGCGCCGATAAAAGTTGAAGCAAAAGGACTCGCGTCATACGCAATAAAGGGAGTTGCCAAAGACGGTACAACCCAAACTTATACGGTCAATGTCGGAGATCAGGACTCCGTGGAAAGAAAAATCGGCGAATCCTGGCGCGACACCACCAGCCGCCTGCAAAGCTCCGACATCTCGGCAAACGATCAGCGCGCCCTGGGCAATCTGCTGCAAGTGACCGGAACCAGGTTTTCCACGGAACTGGGCAGCAACGCCTGGCAACGTCAACGCACCCTGGAAGCGCGCCAGTCCGAGGACACCAACGTGACCCTGGCGAACCGGATGGGTTTCGACACGGCCTTCCTCAGATGGTACGGGGACAAGTGGCACGGGCTGGAGACCAATCCCGTTCAGCGATATGCGAACGCATTCTCGCAGCTCAACCGCCTGGTCAATGAGGGCAACCGGGAAAAGGTCGGCCTGATCATCGAGGATTACGCCCAGGATCGCTCCCTGGTACCCCGTGGAGAGGACGCACGCGGCAGCGCGCCCGCCCTGAGCAAGCCGTCTCCCCCGCCCGTGGATCTGGAGCGCGGCAAGGAACGCTATGCCCAAACCCGGCAAGAGCTTGAAACTGAGCGCAACAACATGGAGGCACCACGCGAAGCGCCGCAAAATGTTCCTGAGCGAATCGCAGCCGGTGAAACATCCGCCGGCCTCAAAGCCCCCGACCCGCAACTGGAGCGCTATCTCGATCTCATGCGCGACAACGTCGACAAGGCAGGCGTCGAGATGGGTAAGTTCACCGATGCCCCCGCAGGCCCGTTGGGACAACTGGTGCCGGAAGAACTTGGAGGCTTCAGACCGCCCAATGCGCGAGATACCAAGCAGGGACGGATCAAGGAGAATCTCGATCCCCTCAAGGACAGCGGCATGAGCAATATGGAAGCTCTATCCCGAAGCGGCAAAGCAATCTGGGATGAGGCGGGACCAGGCAAGGCCGCCGAGCGCATGGAACAAGCCAGGGACAGGCTTTTAAACCCGGATGATCCTGTCAGCCCTCGGCGGACATTTAAGCTACGAAAACCAAAAAACCGCCAATAA